The Mycolicibacterium mageritense genome contains a region encoding:
- a CDS encoding hydrogenase maturation protease has translation MIPTSSDACAVPGGSDVDNPSIDIEPPGCAVLIVGCGNLLRGDDGVGPILVRHLWERGVPDGARLVDGGTAGMDVAFQMKGAERVVIVDAAATGAAPGTVYKVPGAELAQLPPLQGLHTHSFRWDHAIAFARWALGDACPQAITVFLIEAHNVALGADLSEPVEAALENVIGLIEAEYLSGLRPEGDDGALRVEFTADGYVRLDVRLAASRFPSDAIAAVVRGADLWLIPLRGPRSGGLLLKQRNPVGDRTTLVREVLDDRIPVGVRAAFWDDDQGALRIPLGPES, from the coding sequence GTGATCCCGACGTCTTCCGATGCGTGCGCCGTCCCGGGTGGTTCCGATGTCGATAACCCTTCGATCGACATCGAGCCACCCGGGTGCGCGGTCCTGATCGTCGGCTGCGGCAACCTGCTGCGCGGTGACGACGGGGTCGGCCCCATTCTGGTCCGTCATCTGTGGGAACGCGGAGTCCCCGATGGAGCTCGCCTGGTCGACGGTGGAACCGCAGGCATGGATGTGGCATTCCAGATGAAGGGTGCCGAGCGTGTTGTCATCGTCGACGCTGCCGCCACCGGTGCAGCGCCGGGCACCGTCTACAAGGTGCCCGGTGCCGAGCTGGCCCAGTTACCACCGTTGCAGGGCCTGCACACCCATTCATTCCGCTGGGATCACGCAATTGCGTTCGCGCGGTGGGCACTTGGCGACGCGTGCCCCCAGGCCATCACCGTATTCCTGATAGAGGCCCACAATGTGGCCTTGGGTGCAGATCTCAGTGAGCCCGTCGAGGCGGCGTTGGAGAACGTGATCGGGCTGATCGAAGCTGAGTACCTGTCGGGGCTGAGACCCGAAGGAGACGACGGCGCGTTACGGGTGGAGTTCACCGCCGACGGATACGTGCGGCTCGATGTACGGCTTGCGGCCAGCCGGTTCCCATCAGACGCGATCGCGGCGGTGGTCCGGGGAGCCGATCTGTGGTTGATCCCGCTGCGAGGCCCGCGCAGCGGTGGTTTGCTGCTCAAACAGCGCAATCCGGTGGGTGACCGGACGACGTTGGTGCGCGAAGTGCTCGACGACCGTATCCCGGTCGGTGTTCGTGCGGCATTCTGGGACGATGACCAAGGGGCACTGCGGATTCCACTGGGACCAGAGTCGTGA
- a CDS encoding nickel-dependent hydrogenase large subunit produces MTELDLFVSPLGRVEGDLDVRVTIEDGVVTSAWTEAAMFRGFEIILQGKDPQAGLVVCPRICGICGGSHLYKSAYALDTAWRTHMPPNATLVRNICQACETLQSIPRYFYALFAIDLTNKNYAKSPLYAESVRRFAPYVGTSYQPGVVLSAKPVEVYAIFGGQWPHSSFMVPGGVMCAPTLSDVTRSIAILEHWKDNWLEKQWLGCSIERWLENRTWEDVLAWVDENEAQYNSDCGFFIRFCLDVGLDKYGQGVGNYLATGTYFDPSHYENPTIDGRNDALIGRSGVFAGGRWHGFDQARVTEDVTHSFYEGNRPLHPFEGETIPIDPEVGRAQGKYSWAKSPRYDVPELGHIPLEAGPLARRIAAGGPNPLPHQDNDPLFVDIYNKIGPSVLVRQLARMHEAPKYYKWTRAWLDELDLKESFYSKPVEHAEGMGFGATEAARGALADWIVIEDNKIKNYQVITPTAWNIGPRDAAESLGPIEKALVGSPIVDVEDPVELGHVARSFDSCLVCTVHAYDGKSGRELSRFVINGMV; encoded by the coding sequence ATGACCGAACTTGATCTGTTCGTCAGCCCCCTGGGGCGCGTCGAAGGGGATCTCGACGTCCGCGTCACGATCGAGGATGGCGTCGTCACCTCCGCGTGGACGGAGGCCGCGATGTTCCGCGGCTTCGAAATCATCTTGCAGGGAAAGGATCCGCAGGCCGGTCTCGTGGTATGCCCGCGAATCTGTGGGATCTGTGGCGGCAGCCACCTCTACAAGTCGGCCTACGCGCTCGACACCGCGTGGCGTACCCACATGCCGCCGAATGCGACCCTGGTGCGAAACATCTGCCAGGCCTGCGAGACGCTGCAGTCGATTCCGCGCTATTTCTACGCTCTGTTCGCAATTGACCTGACCAACAAGAACTACGCCAAGTCACCGCTCTACGCCGAGTCGGTGCGCCGGTTCGCGCCATATGTAGGCACAAGTTACCAACCGGGCGTTGTGCTGTCGGCCAAACCGGTCGAGGTGTACGCGATCTTCGGCGGACAATGGCCGCATTCGAGCTTCATGGTGCCCGGAGGTGTCATGTGTGCGCCGACGCTCTCGGACGTCACCCGGTCGATCGCGATCCTCGAGCACTGGAAGGACAACTGGTTGGAAAAGCAGTGGCTCGGTTGCTCAATCGAACGCTGGCTGGAGAACAGAACCTGGGAGGACGTCCTGGCCTGGGTGGACGAGAACGAGGCGCAATACAACAGTGACTGCGGCTTTTTCATCCGGTTCTGTTTGGACGTAGGTCTGGACAAGTATGGACAAGGCGTCGGGAACTACCTTGCCACCGGAACATACTTCGACCCGTCGCACTATGAGAACCCGACGATCGACGGACGCAACGATGCGCTGATCGGCCGGTCCGGGGTCTTCGCCGGGGGGCGGTGGCACGGTTTCGATCAGGCCCGGGTTACCGAGGACGTCACGCATTCGTTCTACGAAGGTAATCGACCGCTGCACCCGTTCGAGGGCGAAACCATCCCCATCGATCCGGAAGTCGGACGGGCTCAAGGCAAGTACAGCTGGGCGAAGTCGCCCCGATACGACGTGCCCGAGCTTGGCCACATCCCGCTGGAAGCCGGGCCGCTGGCTCGGCGGATCGCTGCGGGGGGTCCGAATCCGTTGCCGCATCAGGACAACGATCCGCTGTTCGTCGACATCTACAACAAGATCGGGCCCAGTGTGCTCGTTCGGCAACTCGCACGCATGCACGAGGCGCCGAAGTACTACAAGTGGACTAGGGCCTGGCTCGATGAGCTCGACCTCAAGGAGAGTTTCTACAGCAAACCGGTTGAGCATGCCGAGGGCATGGGATTCGGCGCCACCGAGGCAGCCCGCGGCGCGTTGGCGGACTGGATCGTCATCGAGGACAACAAGATCAAGAACTATCAGGTGATCACGCCGACCGCGTGGAACATCGGCCCTCGCGACGCTGCCGAGTCGCTCGGGCCTATCGAGAAGGCACTGGTCGGTTCTCCCATCGTCGATGTGGAAGATCCCGTCGAACTGGGTCATGTCGCCCGCAGTTTCGACTCCTGCCTGGTGTGCACAGTGCACGCCTACGACGGAAAATCGGGGCGTGAACTGTCCCGGTTTGTGATCAACGGAATGGTGTGA
- a CDS encoding DUF1641 domain-containing protein, whose product MTANGQMVTISPANYLRERLDDPAVAASLNSLLDHADLLAILVSGLDGMIRRGDEIGASLSSAVEELKGGMAPGAMPGIESLKSVDLHGLAASLASLSGALVNATPALNTVLASRLTDPEAADVLAQLGQALVDGKAAAKADPGGPKGVFGLWRVSKDKDIIRGLGFMIQVARAFGKSLDQK is encoded by the coding sequence ATGACCGCAAATGGTCAGATGGTCACCATCTCGCCGGCCAACTACCTACGCGAGCGTCTCGACGACCCCGCTGTGGCCGCCTCGCTGAACAGCCTGCTGGACCATGCCGATTTGCTGGCAATTCTGGTCAGTGGCCTGGACGGGATGATCCGCCGGGGTGACGAAATCGGCGCATCGCTGTCTTCCGCGGTCGAGGAACTCAAGGGTGGTATGGCTCCCGGGGCGATGCCAGGCATCGAGTCGCTCAAGAGCGTCGACCTGCATGGTTTGGCCGCCAGTTTGGCCTCGCTGTCGGGCGCTCTGGTCAACGCCACTCCGGCGTTGAACACCGTGCTGGCCTCGCGGTTGACCGATCCCGAGGCGGCCGACGTACTGGCCCAACTCGGTCAGGCGCTGGTCGACGGAAAGGCAGCGGCCAAGGCCGACCCGGGTGGGCCGAAGGGCGTCTTCGGCTTGTGGCGGGTGAGCAAGGACAAGGACATAATCCGGGGACTCGGTTTCATGATCCAGGTGGCCCGCGCATTCGGCAAGAGCCTGGATCAAAAGTAA
- a CDS encoding AraC family transcriptional regulator has translation MSRLTRLGYIDVRRTSNPVRRKVRSRGVPPALADKEIFYTEDVAEAARLIGKALAPLTLTVGSNEVPGFAATMHGVRLRNVSMLYLDLHVACALEIPELGPYFAVHMPTNGTAVVHHRGRVFEANTIRSIVTSPHGSLHVAFEHDSPHLVIRIEERAMLAHLTRLLGHSLQRPLEFEPEFDLATEAAMRWHAAVQLIHSEVFHPGSLVQRGQGIGALEELVMSSLLQLQPSSHHDEFVQPPQPDQRRAVVQDAMNYIEDHLAEHITIESVAKAVHMSIRSIQQGFREELAMTPMTFVRERRLERVHEELTDAIPSDGVTVTAVAQRWGFNHLGSFAVEYRKRWGEAPSETLRR, from the coding sequence ATGTCCCGATTGACCCGGTTGGGTTACATCGACGTCCGTCGCACCAGCAACCCGGTGCGGCGCAAAGTCCGGTCGCGCGGCGTACCGCCGGCACTGGCCGACAAGGAGATCTTCTACACAGAAGACGTTGCGGAGGCGGCGCGACTCATCGGAAAGGCTCTCGCACCGCTGACCCTGACCGTTGGCTCCAACGAGGTGCCCGGGTTTGCTGCGACGATGCACGGCGTCCGGTTGCGCAATGTCAGCATGCTCTATCTCGATCTGCACGTCGCGTGCGCTTTGGAGATTCCCGAACTCGGCCCGTACTTTGCTGTACACATGCCAACCAATGGCACTGCGGTGGTACATCATCGCGGCCGGGTATTCGAAGCCAACACCATCCGCTCAATCGTCACCAGCCCACATGGATCGCTGCACGTCGCGTTCGAGCACGATTCACCGCACCTGGTGATCCGTATCGAGGAACGCGCAATGCTGGCCCACCTGACCCGGTTACTCGGCCACAGCCTGCAACGACCGCTGGAGTTCGAGCCCGAGTTCGATCTGGCCACCGAGGCGGCGATGCGATGGCACGCGGCGGTCCAATTGATCCACAGTGAGGTCTTCCATCCCGGGTCGCTCGTACAGCGTGGACAAGGTATCGGGGCACTGGAGGAATTGGTGATGAGCAGCTTGCTACAGCTGCAACCGTCGAGTCACCACGACGAATTCGTGCAACCGCCGCAACCCGACCAACGCCGGGCCGTCGTGCAGGACGCGATGAACTACATCGAGGATCACCTGGCAGAACACATCACGATCGAATCGGTGGCCAAGGCAGTTCACATGAGTATCCGGTCGATTCAGCAGGGCTTCCGGGAAGAACTCGCGATGACTCCGATGACCTTTGTCCGCGAGCGGCGACTGGAGCGCGTGCATGAAGAGCTCACGGACGCGATCCCATCCGATGGCGTCACCGTCACGGCGGTCGCGCAACGGTGGGGGTTCAACCATCTGGGCAGCTTCGCGGTGGAGTACCGCAAGCGCTGGGGCGAAGCCCCGTCGGAAACCCTCAGGCGGTAG
- a CDS encoding LysR family transcriptional regulator, with amino-acid sequence MTTNARLRALVELADTGSVRAAAERLVVTESSISSALRALSNDIGISLVDRHGRGVRLTPAGLRYVEYARRILGLHDEAILAARGEADPENGSIRLAAVTSAGELLIPAALASFRAAYPGVVLHLEVAARSLVWPMLARHEVDLVVAGRPPDELVRKVWVRAVSPNALVVVGPPAVAKGFQPATATWLLRETGSGTRSTLTALLDDLDVAPPQLVLGSHGAVIAAAVAGLGVTLVSRQAVQRELAAGALVELPVPGTPISRPWHVVSQISPTMSTELLIKHLLSQRDLGWRDINTALRGAATA; translated from the coding sequence ATGACCACCAACGCGCGACTGCGAGCTCTGGTCGAACTGGCGGATACCGGTTCGGTGCGCGCAGCTGCTGAGCGACTCGTGGTCACCGAATCTTCGATCTCCTCGGCTTTACGCGCATTGAGCAACGACATCGGGATCAGCTTGGTCGACCGGCATGGCCGCGGGGTGCGGCTGACTCCTGCCGGCCTGCGTTACGTCGAATACGCGCGGCGGATCCTCGGCTTGCACGACGAGGCGATATTGGCTGCCCGCGGAGAGGCCGACCCGGAGAATGGCTCGATCCGGCTGGCTGCGGTCACCTCCGCGGGGGAACTGCTCATCCCCGCCGCGTTGGCATCGTTCCGTGCCGCGTACCCCGGTGTCGTTCTGCATCTGGAGGTGGCGGCGCGCAGCTTGGTGTGGCCTATGCTGGCCCGCCACGAGGTCGATCTCGTTGTGGCGGGACGGCCGCCGGACGAATTGGTCCGGAAAGTGTGGGTGCGCGCCGTCAGCCCGAACGCGCTTGTCGTCGTGGGACCACCCGCGGTAGCGAAGGGATTCCAGCCCGCCACCGCGACCTGGCTGCTGCGTGAGACCGGATCCGGTACCCGCTCTACGTTGACGGCACTACTTGACGACCTCGATGTCGCGCCACCTCAATTGGTGCTCGGATCGCACGGCGCGGTGATTGCCGCGGCGGTGGCGGGGCTGGGCGTGACGTTGGTGTCGCGTCAGGCTGTGCAGCGCGAACTGGCCGCCGGCGCACTCGTCGAACTGCCGGTGCCCGGTACTCCGATAAGCCGGCCATGGCATGTGGTCAGCCAGATCAGTCCGACGATGTCGACCGAACTGCTCATCAAGCACCTCTTGTCCCAGCGAGACCTGGGCTGGCGCGATATCAACACCGCCCTCCGGGGAGCCGCTACCGCCTGA
- a CDS encoding NADH-quinone oxidoreductase subunit B family protein → MASVLWFQGGACSGNTMSFLNAEEPNVVDLIVDFGLDLLWHPSLGLELGKNAQKVFWDCARGERPLDIFVFEGTVIEAPNGTGRMDIFADRAMKDWVTDLAAAAQIVVAIGDCACFGGIPAMAPNPSGSTGLQFHKRDKGGFLGPDFRSKMGLPVINIPGCPAHPDWITQILVALASGRAGDITLDELHRPETFFKTFTQTGCTRVQFFEYKQSTMSFGEGTRTGCLFYEFGCRGPMTHSPCNRILWNRQSSKTRAGMPCLGCTEPEFPHFDLAPGTLFKTQKVSGMIPKEVPEGSDHLTYMAHAAAARIAAPQWAKEDMFVV, encoded by the coding sequence ATGGCTTCCGTCCTATGGTTCCAAGGAGGTGCATGTAGTGGAAACACCATGTCATTCCTCAATGCGGAGGAACCGAATGTAGTCGACCTGATCGTCGATTTCGGTCTCGACCTCCTGTGGCACCCGTCCTTGGGTCTGGAATTGGGAAAGAATGCCCAGAAAGTGTTTTGGGACTGTGCCAGAGGTGAACGGCCGCTCGATATTTTCGTATTCGAGGGCACGGTGATCGAGGCGCCCAACGGGACCGGACGGATGGACATCTTCGCCGACCGCGCGATGAAGGACTGGGTGACCGACCTCGCGGCGGCAGCTCAGATCGTCGTCGCGATCGGTGACTGCGCCTGCTTCGGTGGTATTCCGGCGATGGCTCCCAATCCGTCCGGGTCGACCGGGCTGCAGTTCCACAAGCGGGACAAGGGCGGCTTTCTGGGCCCGGATTTTCGCTCGAAGATGGGCCTTCCGGTCATCAACATTCCGGGCTGCCCAGCACATCCCGACTGGATCACCCAGATCCTCGTCGCGCTCGCATCCGGACGCGCCGGCGATATCACGCTCGACGAATTGCACCGGCCTGAGACCTTCTTCAAGACCTTCACCCAGACCGGCTGTACCCGTGTGCAGTTCTTCGAGTACAAGCAGTCGACCATGTCGTTCGGTGAAGGCACCCGCACAGGTTGTCTGTTCTACGAATTCGGCTGTCGTGGGCCGATGACGCATTCCCCGTGCAACCGCATTCTGTGGAACCGCCAGTCGTCGAAGACCAGAGCTGGCATGCCGTGCCTGGGCTGCACCGAGCCCGAGTTCCCGCACTTCGATCTCGCCCCCGGCACACTGTTCAAGACCCAGAAGGTCAGCGGCATGATCCCCAAGGAGGTGCCGGAGGGCTCTGATCACCTGACCTACATGGCCCATGCGGCCGCCGCCAGGATTGCTGCCCCGCAATGGGCCAAGGAAGACATGTTCGTGGTCTAG
- the cbbX gene encoding CbbX protein has protein sequence MTLQSAENPRSSFAFRPHPTSGPQLEEVPDVRAVEPLPADAVVDLTAARRDSGVDEVLAELDAELVGLESVKTRIAEIAALLLVDRMRGRFGVSAPQPTLHMSFTGNPGTGKTTVAMRMADLLHRLGYLRRGHLVSVTRDDLVGEYVGHTAPKTKDVIKRAMGGVLFIDEAYYLYKVENDRDYGAEAIEILLQVMENNRDDLVVILAGYAGKMDQFFSANPGMQSRIAHHITFPDYTVAELEDIATLMTAGLGYRFSDEAREVLHRYLELRIDQPWFANARSVRNALERARLRHARRLLADGGEVDLAALSTIESADILASRVFATAKGSGGR, from the coding sequence ATGACACTGCAATCAGCCGAGAACCCGCGCAGCTCGTTCGCATTCCGGCCGCATCCGACTTCCGGTCCGCAGCTGGAGGAGGTGCCGGACGTGCGGGCAGTGGAACCGTTGCCGGCCGACGCCGTCGTGGACCTGACTGCCGCGCGCCGTGACTCGGGTGTCGACGAGGTTTTGGCAGAACTCGATGCCGAGCTCGTGGGGCTCGAATCGGTCAAAACCCGAATCGCCGAGATCGCCGCGCTTCTACTCGTCGACCGGATGAGGGGCCGCTTTGGAGTCAGTGCGCCGCAGCCCACGTTGCATATGTCCTTCACCGGAAATCCTGGCACGGGCAAAACCACTGTGGCGATGCGGATGGCTGATCTGTTGCACCGGCTGGGTTACCTGCGGCGTGGACACCTGGTCAGTGTCACGCGCGACGACCTGGTAGGGGAGTATGTGGGGCATACCGCGCCCAAGACCAAGGACGTCATCAAACGGGCGATGGGCGGCGTGCTTTTCATCGACGAGGCCTACTACCTTTACAAAGTCGAGAACGACCGTGACTACGGCGCGGAGGCGATCGAGATCCTGCTCCAGGTCATGGAGAACAATCGGGACGACCTGGTGGTGATCCTGGCCGGCTACGCAGGCAAGATGGATCAGTTCTTCTCGGCCAACCCCGGTATGCAGAGCCGTATCGCGCACCACATCACCTTCCCCGACTACACAGTCGCTGAGTTGGAGGACATTGCGACGTTGATGACCGCCGGGCTGGGCTATCGGTTTTCGGACGAGGCCCGCGAAGTGCTACACCGGTACCTCGAACTACGGATCGACCAGCCGTGGTTTGCGAATGCGCGCAGCGTGCGCAACGCGTTGGAACGGGCTCGGTTGCGCCATGCGCGACGGCTGCTCGCCGACGGCGGCGAAGTAGACCTGGCGGCATTGTCCACGATCGAATCAGCCGATATTCTCGCCAGCCGCGTGTTCGCGACTGCGAAGGGATCGGGCGGCCGATGA
- a CDS encoding NHL repeat-containing protein produces the protein MTRYTVRHNIGGRPALVDKTPGTDLNDGWAPEICLGAPAPGGLALPPAHPSMAWMYSPRSVFLGRDQLVVADSGNHRVLVWHGRPDGDGQPADIVLGQPNGITEGKAAGGRGPERGMNLPTGVLLHEGRLVVADAWHHRILIWDSVPQTSDVAPDRVLGQPDASSVEPNQGAACSAATFYWPFGIAMVGSRFWVGDTGNRRVLGWHGGIPEPGQPADIVLGQPDATQRSENRGGTAGPASFRWPHALAGHDDLLLVADAGNHRILGWSPQPDGDRPADILLGQGDFAASEEWPYGPHTGDRFRFPYAVGLDGDGSAERLAVADTANNRILLWDGVPTDGKGADHVLAQPDFASNGENRWTSVQPDTMCWPYGLSLRGDRIAVSDSGNNRVVIWRRAR, from the coding sequence ATGACCCGATACACCGTCCGTCACAACATCGGTGGCCGCCCGGCGCTGGTGGACAAGACACCCGGGACCGACCTCAACGACGGGTGGGCGCCGGAGATCTGCTTGGGCGCACCGGCCCCGGGTGGTCTCGCGCTGCCGCCCGCGCACCCGTCGATGGCCTGGATGTACTCGCCCAGGAGTGTGTTCCTCGGCCGCGACCAGCTGGTGGTCGCTGATTCCGGTAACCACCGCGTCCTGGTATGGCACGGTCGTCCGGACGGCGATGGACAACCCGCCGACATCGTCCTCGGTCAGCCCAACGGCATCACCGAGGGAAAGGCGGCCGGTGGTCGAGGGCCGGAACGCGGCATGAACCTGCCCACCGGAGTGCTGCTGCACGAGGGTCGGCTGGTCGTCGCGGATGCGTGGCACCATCGCATCCTGATCTGGGATTCGGTGCCGCAGACCAGCGATGTCGCACCGGATCGGGTTCTCGGTCAGCCCGATGCATCCTCGGTCGAGCCCAATCAGGGCGCCGCCTGCTCGGCGGCGACGTTCTACTGGCCGTTCGGCATCGCAATGGTCGGTTCGCGGTTCTGGGTGGGCGATACCGGAAACCGTCGGGTACTCGGATGGCATGGCGGTATCCCTGAACCCGGACAGCCCGCCGATATCGTGCTGGGCCAACCCGACGCAACGCAACGTTCGGAAAACCGCGGCGGCACTGCGGGTCCGGCGAGCTTCCGCTGGCCGCACGCGCTGGCGGGCCACGACGATCTACTGTTGGTGGCCGATGCGGGCAACCACCGGATCCTGGGTTGGTCACCGCAGCCCGATGGCGACCGGCCAGCCGACATCCTGCTGGGGCAAGGCGATTTCGCGGCATCGGAGGAATGGCCGTATGGCCCGCACACCGGGGACCGGTTCCGCTTCCCCTATGCCGTAGGCCTCGATGGAGACGGTTCTGCCGAACGGCTCGCCGTCGCGGACACCGCAAACAACCGAATCCTGTTGTGGGACGGGGTGCCGACCGACGGAAAGGGTGCCGATCATGTGTTGGCCCAACCGGACTTCGCGTCCAACGGCGAGAACCGCTGGACCTCGGTTCAGCCCGACACCATGTGCTGGCCGTATGGCCTGTCGCTGCGCGGCGACCGCATCGCCGTATCGGACTCCGGAAACAATCGTGTCGTGATCTGGCGGCGGGCGCGATGA
- a CDS encoding NifU family protein encodes MSTTTRVAPTARPVGSAAQPSESEPDFETLAKRVDAAIAALADLDDGPRSVAEEVKAAIEAVHRVGLTTMVRRMRADAAARPVLFDLVDDPVVHLLLSLHGIVRPDPMTHANRVLAEVRPQLQSHGGDVSLIRIEDGIAFVRLEGACNGCSMSSVTLRNLVESALVDNVPSVTGLEVLPNQPSPTLIPLEALRVGPDPASEGWVSAGPAGAVSDGQLVARNLASSSGASADVIVVNVGQRFSAYRNECAHEGLPMDNAVVDTANGTLTCPWHGFCYDAGSGECLSAPGAQLEQLPIRIDSGEIWVRVAV; translated from the coding sequence ATGTCGACCACTACCAGAGTGGCGCCCACGGCGCGTCCGGTAGGTTCCGCTGCGCAGCCATCCGAATCGGAACCGGACTTCGAGACCCTCGCGAAAAGAGTCGATGCCGCAATTGCCGCGTTGGCAGACCTCGACGACGGACCGCGGTCGGTCGCCGAGGAGGTCAAGGCGGCGATCGAGGCGGTGCACCGGGTCGGCCTGACGACCATGGTGCGACGGATGCGCGCCGACGCCGCAGCCCGGCCGGTGCTGTTCGATCTGGTCGATGATCCGGTGGTGCATCTGTTGCTGTCGCTGCACGGCATCGTCCGGCCGGACCCGATGACCCACGCCAACCGGGTGCTGGCCGAGGTGCGGCCGCAATTACAAAGTCACGGTGGCGATGTCAGCTTGATACGGATCGAGGACGGAATCGCGTTCGTCCGACTCGAGGGCGCGTGCAACGGCTGCTCGATGTCGTCGGTGACACTGCGCAATCTGGTGGAGAGCGCCTTGGTCGACAACGTGCCGTCGGTCACGGGCCTGGAAGTGCTGCCGAACCAACCGTCCCCGACTCTGATTCCTCTGGAAGCGTTGCGGGTCGGGCCGGATCCGGCAAGTGAGGGCTGGGTCAGCGCAGGTCCGGCCGGTGCCGTGTCCGACGGTCAACTCGTGGCCCGCAACCTCGCCTCGTCGTCCGGCGCGTCGGCCGATGTAATCGTAGTCAATGTCGGCCAACGGTTTTCGGCCTATCGCAACGAATGCGCGCACGAGGGTTTACCGATGGACAACGCCGTGGTCGACACCGCCAACGGCACGCTGACCTGTCCTTGGCACGGCTTCTGCTACGACGCCGGCTCGGGCGAGTGCCTCAGCGCGCCGGGTGCGCAGCTGGAGCAGTTGCCGATACGGATCGACAGCGGCGAAATCTGGGTCCGAGTAGCGGTATGA